A part of Paraliobacillus zengyii genomic DNA contains:
- a CDS encoding DUF1836 domain-containing protein: MENIDKIIEELELNNKINREDIPSIDLYMDQVTQLFENTFSKSKRNEEEKVLTKTMINNYAKAKLLFPIKNKKYSKEHIMLIHLIYQLKGTLSINDIKVVLSDLNDKVDLDQTDLELIYDHYINLYDKNVDDFKVDANKLSTDVKKEADDFDKEDQAYIEQVLLIVALVNRSNMYRKLAEKLVDQIPELFNEEEKDE; encoded by the coding sequence ATGGAAAACATAGATAAAATTATCGAAGAACTCGAATTAAATAATAAAATAAACCGAGAAGACATTCCATCGATTGACTTGTATATGGATCAAGTTACGCAGTTGTTTGAGAATACCTTTTCTAAAAGTAAGCGTAATGAGGAGGAAAAAGTATTAACCAAAACAATGATTAATAACTATGCAAAGGCCAAGTTACTATTCCCAATTAAAAATAAAAAGTATAGTAAAGAACATATTATGCTTATTCATTTAATATACCAGTTAAAAGGAACACTCTCGATCAATGATATTAAAGTCGTCTTATCAGATTTAAATGATAAAGTAGACTTAGATCAAACTGACTTGGAATTGATATATGATCACTATATTAACTTATATGATAAAAATGTTGATGACTTTAAAGTAGACGCTAACAAACTTTCAACTGACGTGAAGAAAGAAGCGGATGACTTTGATAAAGAAGATCAAGCTTATATTGAACAAGTATTATTAATTGTAGCGCTTGTTAACAGAAGTAATATGTATCGAAAACTAGCTGAGAAATTAGTTGATCAAATTCCTGAATTATTTAATGAAGAAGAAAAAGATGAATAA
- a CDS encoding FAD binding domain-containing protein, with product MVNANANINGKQSDGLGPSSRIWQPDTIKEAWEIKQTYQEKAQYIAAGTLIQLQREQGTPLKSNLIRLDHFGSLQGCKWITENNAVKLEIGALTTLKQLQMNNDTLDYFEILVESAGEVASPAVRNRATIGGNVAYRVGDTIPALLALGAQVRWFDDGEVYVDDLSVYLDLQSEQDTALLMAILLPQSQVSAQSYTFYQKVGRRESFIPSLVTVALSIGLSLEGRVEYIYIAAGGGATKPIRLTAVEAIVTQNMLDTQLLGTVHQKIQDVFKPVSDPFVSPEYRKIVVANLIVSELEKLIDLQREDNE from the coding sequence ATGGTTAATGCGAACGCAAATATAAATGGGAAGCAATCAGATGGACTTGGCCCAAGTAGTCGAATTTGGCAACCAGATACGATAAAAGAGGCATGGGAAATCAAACAAACTTATCAAGAAAAAGCACAATATATTGCTGCTGGTACGTTAATTCAATTACAACGGGAGCAAGGGACACCATTAAAGTCTAATCTAATTCGTTTGGATCACTTTGGAAGTTTACAAGGATGTAAGTGGATTACTGAGAATAACGCAGTGAAATTAGAAATTGGTGCGCTTACAACTCTAAAACAATTGCAAATGAATAATGATACACTAGATTACTTTGAAATTTTAGTAGAGTCTGCTGGAGAAGTGGCTTCACCTGCAGTAAGAAATAGAGCAACGATTGGAGGGAATGTCGCTTATCGAGTCGGTGATACAATACCAGCCCTTTTAGCTTTAGGTGCACAAGTGCGGTGGTTTGATGATGGAGAAGTTTATGTAGACGATCTTTCTGTTTATTTAGATTTACAAAGTGAGCAAGATACTGCTTTGCTAATGGCCATTTTATTGCCACAGTCACAAGTGTCAGCTCAATCGTATACATTTTACCAAAAAGTAGGAAGAAGAGAATCGTTTATTCCTTCTCTAGTAACGGTTGCCTTATCTATCGGATTAAGTTTAGAGGGTAGAGTGGAATATATATATATAGCAGCCGGTGGTGGTGCCACAAAACCAATAAGATTAACCGCTGTCGAAGCAATAGTCACGCAGAATATGCTAGATACCCAGTTGCTAGGCACTGTTCATCAAAAGATACAAGATGTATTTAAACCTGTCTCAGACCCGTTTGTTTCACCAGAATATCGAAAGATCGTTGTTGCAAATTTGATTGTTTCGGAACTGGAGAAGTTAATCGATCTGCAAAGGGAGGATAACGAATGA
- the trhA gene encoding PAQR family membrane homeostasis protein TrhA, with protein sequence MKQYIREPINGFTHLAGAILSFIALLAMVIKATATTGSPIAITAVIIFGISMILLYATSATYHMVIAKDNVIAWLRKLDHSMIFILIAGTYTPFCLIALQGTIGWLLFGIITVIAVSGVIFKMVWFDCPRWLSTSLYIVMGWMIIFVATPLSSSIDPTGMFLLIFGGIIYTVGGIIYATEPKFLASKYMGFHEIFHIFILLGTLAHFLSVYFYVL encoded by the coding sequence TTGAAACAATATATTCGCGAACCAATAAATGGATTCACTCATTTAGCAGGTGCTATTCTTTCCTTTATAGCTTTACTGGCCATGGTTATTAAAGCCACTGCAACAACCGGATCCCCTATAGCTATCACAGCAGTAATTATTTTTGGGATTAGTATGATTTTGTTATATGCGACTTCAGCAACTTATCATATGGTTATCGCTAAAGATAATGTAATAGCTTGGTTAAGAAAACTTGATCATTCGATGATATTCATTTTAATTGCAGGAACATATACACCATTTTGCTTAATCGCTTTACAAGGAACAATAGGTTGGTTATTATTTGGCATTATTACAGTGATTGCAGTAAGTGGGGTTATCTTTAAGATGGTTTGGTTTGATTGTCCAAGGTGGCTCTCTACCAGTCTTTATATAGTGATGGGATGGATGATCATTTTCGTTGCTACGCCACTATCCTCTTCTATCGATCCTACCGGTATGTTTTTATTAATTTTTGGTGGTATTATTTATACTGTCGGTGGCATTATTTATGCAACAGAACCTAAATTTTTAGCATCTAAATACATGGGTTTTCACGAGATATTCCATATTTTTATTTTACTTGGAACATTAGCCCATTTTCTAAGTGTTTATTTCTATGTATTATAA
- a CDS encoding XdhC family protein, giving the protein MRDIHDVLDVITLKQEQVSVLATIIDVKGSAYKKEGAMMLFTEDGSQVGMLSAGCLEEDLAARIELQNYQVKTEVITYDMRNADEWSWGEGSGCNGVITILIEPVTPNMRYHFLELNSVLQEGSAVTMFKSIPSDANFHDAVIFQGETGHVFGDSSEELKNEFAQYIKQSNQKGNGIKKSGYYVHHFQPKPRLIIYGAGRDAEPLVEFASKTGFAVTVADWRPARCKKQVFPTAERIILGFPEEVMEAIDINENDFVILMSHSFRKDKEIIQQLFEKRLRYFGILGSVKRTKRLFAGKEIPSTITSPIGLSIEAEGPEEIAISVVAELVKLVKKPLDKKVRAS; this is encoded by the coding sequence ATGCGTGATATACATGATGTTTTAGATGTGATCACTTTAAAGCAAGAACAAGTCTCAGTGTTAGCTACGATCATTGATGTTAAAGGCTCGGCATATAAGAAGGAAGGTGCAATGATGCTCTTTACTGAAGATGGAAGTCAGGTAGGTATGCTTAGCGCTGGATGTTTGGAAGAAGACTTAGCAGCTAGAATAGAGTTGCAAAACTATCAAGTCAAAACTGAAGTTATCACGTATGATATGCGCAATGCTGATGAATGGAGTTGGGGTGAGGGGTCTGGATGTAACGGTGTTATTACCATTCTAATTGAACCAGTAACTCCAAACATGAGATATCATTTTTTGGAATTAAACAGCGTGTTGCAAGAAGGTTCCGCTGTCACTATGTTTAAATCTATTCCTAGTGATGCAAATTTTCATGATGCTGTAATTTTTCAAGGGGAAACTGGTCATGTGTTCGGAGATTCTTCTGAAGAATTAAAAAATGAATTTGCTCAGTATATAAAGCAGTCTAATCAAAAAGGGAATGGGATAAAAAAATCTGGTTATTATGTTCATCATTTCCAACCAAAACCGCGTTTAATTATTTATGGTGCTGGTAGAGATGCTGAACCCTTGGTTGAATTTGCTAGTAAAACTGGTTTTGCTGTCACTGTTGCTGATTGGCGTCCAGCTCGCTGTAAAAAACAAGTCTTCCCAACTGCGGAACGAATAATATTGGGGTTTCCGGAAGAGGTAATGGAAGCAATTGATATTAATGAAAATGACTTTGTTATTTTGATGTCGCATAGCTTTAGAAAAGATAAAGAAATCATTCAACAACTTTTTGAAAAAAGGCTTCGTTATTTCGGGATATTAGGTTCAGTTAAACGTACAAAAAGGCTATTTGCAGGAAAAGAAATCCCTTCAACCATTACAAGTCCGATTGGGTTATCAATTGAAGCTGAAGGCCCAGAGGAAATTGCGATTAGTGTGGTTGCTGAATTAGTAAAGTTAGTAAAGAAGCCGTTGGATAAGAAGGTGAGAGCTTCATGA
- a CDS encoding nucleotidyltransferase family protein, translating to MTGEIFGVLLAAGKSRRMGQNKLNLLFQEDTIGSHALDTAIHSNLDHVLVMTKPGDSLEWIDDRFFRGYEQTRWSRITTDQASKGQAFTVRAGIQTCRKYGARAAMILLGDQPLVSVDILNQLIRSYEEKNMPIVAASYQERPQPPILFDASQYELLMDLKGDQGARAILRGKENPQMKVINFQDRYCFHDIDTEGDYAWLMRTQI from the coding sequence ATGACGGGTGAAATATTTGGCGTTTTACTAGCTGCTGGAAAAAGTAGAAGAATGGGACAAAATAAATTAAACCTTCTGTTTCAGGAAGATACGATTGGTAGTCATGCCTTAGATACAGCGATTCATTCAAATCTAGATCACGTGTTGGTTATGACAAAACCTGGCGATTCCCTCGAATGGATCGATGATCGTTTCTTCAGAGGTTATGAACAAACAAGGTGGTCGCGAATTACAACAGATCAAGCTTCAAAAGGGCAGGCGTTCACGGTCCGAGCTGGAATACAAACTTGTCGGAAATATGGTGCTCGTGCGGCGATGATTTTATTGGGAGATCAGCCACTCGTATCGGTAGATATACTCAATCAATTAATTCGAAGTTATGAGGAGAAGAATATGCCGATTGTCGCTGCTTCTTATCAAGAACGACCGCAACCTCCGATTCTTTTTGATGCTTCACAATACGAGTTATTAATGGATCTAAAAGGTGATCAAGGTGCGAGGGCGATTCTTCGCGGTAAGGAAAATCCACAAATGAAAGTGATTAATTTTCAAGATAGATATTGTTTTCATGATATAGATACAGAAGGTGATTATGCATGGTTAATGCGAACGCAAATATAA